In Phormidium ambiguum IAM M-71, a genomic segment contains:
- a CDS encoding CO2 hydration protein translates to MVQTPIKSSSKLPPSRHKYADIVHRLEAGGAMLPDTPENLMQIIGIYKAYAVPMDFYWRDLLYIGEKVFLNPLPFFKYFLPKEYLDLHNHYQGDDADYRVWRKGEASAHPELLEFMDKGELRKNFPRIFHHLWHDRINMEFAEECMRSMQWHRLSGGMDLYLDTPEYKKAADEAIKSYFKGNPAMLTLYKLFPDLFLEQCRQASYYANLGLFWEVMAPVFFEISDRYDSGEITTVPQAMDFLVNCIFIAAGRPIYHHVKIRDEEHKIIPKDLGLMWLYDAALPYVEAVFYRTSPFRGTKSYNAQAKQIPEKQEDFHYGILYADVFPVGTAGIPPTQLMQDMFHFLPPYLKDYYSKYCRNEDDMLIQLGISFQRSMYVVTSAVFQALRTALLYPLDDPNPKHLMANRKFFESQLDRFLRPEARLNSIQNPDYR, encoded by the coding sequence ATGGTACAAACTCCGATTAAGTCTTCAAGTAAGTTGCCTCCTTCTAGGCATAAGTATGCTGATATTGTGCATCGTTTGGAAGCTGGCGGTGCAATGTTACCTGATACGCCAGAAAATCTAATGCAAATTATCGGTATTTACAAAGCTTATGCTGTACCGATGGATTTTTATTGGCGAGATTTGCTTTATATTGGGGAAAAAGTTTTTCTCAATCCTTTGCCTTTCTTTAAATACTTTTTGCCTAAAGAGTATCTAGATTTGCACAATCATTATCAAGGTGATGATGCAGATTATCGAGTTTGGCGAAAGGGTGAAGCTTCTGCACATCCTGAACTTTTAGAGTTTATGGATAAGGGAGAATTAAGGAAGAATTTTCCCCGAATTTTTCATCACCTGTGGCACGATCGCATTAACATGGAATTCGCTGAGGAATGTATGCGTTCTATGCAATGGCATCGACTCAGCGGTGGCATGGATCTTTATTTGGATACCCCGGAATATAAGAAAGCTGCTGATGAGGCGATTAAGTCTTATTTTAAGGGCAATCCAGCAATGTTGACCCTGTATAAGTTGTTCCCAGATTTGTTTTTGGAACAGTGTCGCCAAGCTTCTTATTATGCTAATCTGGGTTTATTCTGGGAAGTAATGGCTCCAGTGTTTTTTGAGATTAGCGATCGCTACGATTCAGGAGAGATTACCACTGTTCCTCAAGCAATGGATTTCTTAGTAAATTGCATCTTTATCGCTGCTGGAAGACCAATTTATCACCACGTAAAAATTCGGGATGAAGAACATAAAATCATTCCCAAAGATTTAGGTTTAATGTGGTTATATGATGCTGCTTTACCTTATGTGGAAGCCGTTTTTTACCGCACTTCACCTTTCCGGGGCACAAAATCTTACAACGCCCAAGCAAAACAAATTCCCGAAAAACAAGAAGATTTTCATTACGGAATTCTCTACGCTGATGTGTTTCCCGTAGGTACAGCAGGTATTCCGCCAACCCAATTAATGCAGGATATGTTCCATTTCTTACCACCATATCTCAAGGATTACTACAGCAAATATTGTCGCAATGAAGACGATATGTTAATCCAATTGGGGATTAGTTTCCAACGTTCTATGTATGTGGTGACATCAGCAGTATTCCAAGCTTTAAGAACTGCTTTACTCTATCCTTTAGACGATCCAAATCCAAAACATTTAATGGCAAATCGGAAGTTTTTTGAATCACAATTGGATCGTTTCTTGCGCCCAGAAGCTAGATTAAATAGCATCCAAAATCCAGACTACAGGTAA